The following nucleotide sequence is from Saccharothrix texasensis.
TGGACGTCGCCGAGAACTGGCAGTCCGAGTACCTCCAGTTCTTCCTGTTCATCTTCGCCACGGTGTGGTTGATGCAGCGCGGGTCGCCCGAGTCGAAGCCCGCCGACCGGATGGGCGCGGAGTCCGACGAGGACCAGCTGGTCGGCGCGCACGCGAAGGAGCAGTCGCCGCCGTGGGCGAAGGCGGGCGGCTGGCGCACGGCGCTGTACTCGAACTCGCTCGGCCTGGTGATGCTCGGCCTGTTCGTCGGCTCGTGGCTGGCCCAGTCCGTCGCCGGGCGCAGCTCGTACAACAACGACCAGCTCAACACCTTCCAGGACCCGGTGTCGTGGTGGGACTACGTGCTGTCGGCCGACTTCTGGAACCGCTCGCTGCAGAACTGGCAGTCGGAGTTCCTGGCCATCGGCTCCATGGTGGTGCTGAGCGTCTACCTGCGACAGCGGGGATCGCCGGAGTCCAAGCCCGTCGGCACGCCGCACCACAGCACGGACGAGACGGGCTGACCGGTCCGCCTACTCGACGCGGTCCTCGTCGGGCACGTCGTCGTTCCTGATGGTGTCCCGGCTCCGCTCGCGCCACGGCCACGCGAACCACAGCGTGCCGAACAGCACGGCCGCGAACGCGCCGACCACGACGGCCACCCAGCCGCCGATGACGACCTCGGCGAGCAGCAGGATCGTGCCCACCATGGCGACCGCGAGGTTCGCCAAGCCGATGATCGCGAAGCGGTTCGCCACCTCGATCACGTCTTCCCGCCTGCCCCGCCGGAACAGCAGCCGGTGCCAGGCCGCGGGCGCGGTGAGCAGCGCGACGGCGCACGCGGCGAACAGGATGGTGATCAGGTGGGTGGCGCGGATGTAGCCGTCGGCCGACGCGTACCGCTCGGTGAAGGCGATCGACAGCAGGAAGCCGAACAGGATCTGCACGCCGGCCTGCGCCACGCGCAGCTCCTGCAACAACTCGTTGAGGTTGCGGGCCAACCTCCGTTGGTGTGACTCCTCAGCCTGACTCACCGCCACCACGTACCCCATGACCAGGCAGTTCAATCATTACTACGTGTGACGAAACGCGGCCCGAAGTGATCCAGCGTCACGGGCAGCGCGGCGTGTGGCAACCCGTCGGGGTCGCGGTGGAAGTACGGGGTGAACACGACGAACGTGGTGCCCGCCGGCAGCCACGCGCGCTCGTCGAACCGGCGGCGCAGCTCGTCCTG
It contains:
- a CDS encoding DUF6766 family protein: MKRFLRDNGLGLVFGLLFLGALVGQAFSGNADLNAHRLTDGGDPIGFWQYVTSSDFAVDVAENWQSEYLQFFLFIFATVWLMQRGSPESKPADRMGAESDEDQLVGAHAKEQSPPWAKAGGWRTALYSNSLGLVMLGLFVGSWLAQSVAGRSSYNNDQLNTFQDPVSWWDYVLSADFWNRSLQNWQSEFLAIGSMVVLSVYLRQRGSPESKPVGTPHHSTDETG
- a CDS encoding DUF6328 family protein, with translation MGYVVAVSQAEESHQRRLARNLNELLQELRVAQAGVQILFGFLLSIAFTERYASADGYIRATHLITILFAACAVALLTAPAAWHRLLFRRGRREDVIEVANRFAIIGLANLAVAMVGTILLLAEVVIGGWVAVVVGAFAAVLFGTLWFAWPWRERSRDTIRNDDVPDEDRVE